ataatagtcACCGACAACTGggagaagttttgaaaattacatcGTTCTCTGACATCTGTGGTATATATCGATAACATCGATAACTTGTACGATTTTGATTCAAATGTTCTAGGAGGCAGTGAGTTCTTCTTTCCGGTAAAGGCACGCTGTGTGATGGTATGTGTTGTGCAAATCAAATATAATTTAATCTGTAATTATAACAAACATCATTTGATTTTTTGAACAGTTAATCTATTATATTTGTAGAGGAAAGTATATTGTGTTTAAATGCGTTCATAAGTTTGTATAAATCTAATTTTTAAACAGTAATAAATTGATCTATACTTATTCTAACCTAATTTCTGTGGTGTGTTGTATACGTACTTCGATAATGCGAATTAAAGAATCTATGTTATTTCAATGTTATTGTGTGATATAATATTTGATGCTTCACTTTTTCAGACTAAGGGTACTTCAAGTTTTGGTAAACGGCGGAATAAGACACACACGTTGTGTCGTCGATGTGGCCGTTCATCTTACCATATCCAGAAATCGAAGTGTGCGCAATGTGGTTATCCAAGCCGCAAACTAAGACATTGTGAGTGAATTTAGTAATTTTGttacaaattaatgaatgaaaacaATTTGTATATAAAAGACATTTTGAATTTTAGTGTTTCCGTTTACTATGATTAGACGTCTGTTGTATGTACTCACAGTGTTTGTTGCATCTTCACCCTTCTTTTAACAGTTTTCTGCGTTCAGTTGGGTTCGGTAGCAGTTGACATCTTTACACGATGATTTCCTCTATGTAATACTATGGAAAATCTGAAAGACTGGTGTAGCTAAACTCTTTACGAGATGTAATATAGGCAGTGGGCGATGGGAACCGGCCACTACACCTTTCTTTCAGAACCAGCCTAATATTGATATGTCGTTTTGATCATTTGCAAAGAAAGGTAGCTCTTCCTTCCTTCTTGTCGTTAATTGGACATTTTCAAGTAAATGTGGCTTTCTTTTCTTCACCAGTCCTAACCTAGGCCTAATTTGAAGAGAGCTATAGATGAGAAGTTGAACCCTTTGCTTTCAACAACGAAATGAGGTGTTGTAATTCAAACGTATTAGGGCCTACGACAACgaaaaaattaatgaagttaCTGGAGTTACTTTAACTGTCAGTTAAGTATTGGCTTCCAAGTGCAGCACTCCATAACGACATAAAGGATTTATATTTATTGCAGTCAGTAATACAAATCCTTAACTTCAGTACTTCGTAGTTAGACCCAAGAGCTCTACGCCAAATCGTAATTATTTTACAAGGCCTTCACTGGTTTCAAATTATGGAATGTTAGTATATGGGCAAGGGTCATTAATTCATTATGTACATACTGGTATAAATTTTTACATCTTTTGAACCAATTTTTCATACCTAGCCCCAATAGCTGTACACTAACCAGTTTGATACAGCTATTGAAGTAAACGCAGTTTCTtacttttacatattttttctatcGAATGAATAGTGTAAATCACTTAGCCATGCAACTCATTTTTGAAGTACACTGCATCAGCAATAATGAGATGCTAGTAAATATCGGCTCACCTCTAGTACTAGGTAATCATTTATAGTATTTTACCAACCGCATTCTtgatgttttttgtttttattttcattgcgTCCTGACAACGTATAGTAGCTACTATAAATGAAATGGGTTATTTAACTTGGTTTGTTTTCACATAACCTATATATGATTTACAGATAACTGGAGTGTGAAGGCTCAGCGAAGGAAGACAACAGGAACTGGCCGCATGCGGTACCTGAAGATTGTGAGGCGCCGTTTCAGGTATATTCCTcgctattttcataaaattaactgtTACAGTTTTTAACCTATATTGACTCTGGTCTTCTTTCTTTGATAGTCATTAACTCTTAAGCATACACACTAGTGAAACTGAATAGGACAGGTtcgaaaaattttgttttaaaaatcttGTAGTCTAAAGATAGTTGTTACTTGTTCATTCTAAAATCTgttatggataaatttcagaacatgggtttcttcctttccctcttcaaaatttcaacttgtgcacacaaaataaattattggcactgaaaagtgccttttcataAGCATGATGATGTGCAGTCGACAAAtgcatacaaatctgctctttttaatattttaagatataatcAATATCTTCAGACATGTTTACAAACtgcttttaaacagtttttatacatCCATGTATGTGCTTGCAAGCATTTGTTATATTTGTGGATTAAGCCTATAGGATTGTGCGTGAAGATATTGGAAGTCAATCCGTTTTAGGATTAAGATATTTGCTTAGGTTTTATATCTGATAAATATTCTCAAATGAGAAATTTGTAGCTATTAAATGTAAATTTGATAACTCTTGGCATTTTAATTAACAATCCTCATCGCTGTACTCTATTGATTTTTTAATTGTGGGTTTTTGTCTTAAACAGTGTCATTCAGTTTTACTAACggaatattttgtcacatatatGCCAGTTCTAAAGTTgattttttttactgtattttgtttcttttgtttcagaaaTGGGTTCCGTGAAGGAGGAAAGCCTGCTCCTCGCAAAGTAGCTGGATCGTAAACTGgagttatttaattgtttatgtattgcTACAAaaacaattcaataaaataatataatactttcTATATAACTCATGTCTCTTAAGTTTATAACTACCTAATAGGCCTAGTACATTCTTGTTCATAAATGTGTTACTGGTACGTACTTACACATGTATTATGATTGTCCCTGCCATGACAGTCTAATGGCTAGAGTGCAGGACAATCCTGTGAAGCTGGGTTTGATCCCCAGTATACCCCTCCCCCTGCCCCTGATTTATAACGTGTGTTGGGTAAGTCCGTGTTTCAGGTAGCACAATGGTTTTCTCCGAAAGCTTTGGttctcctgtggcatcccaacaaatctctatcTCATCTTATTGTGGGTGTAGCGTAGATcagcctcctatggtgcaccctTGTAAGCGACTGCCGTCAAATTCATATGTCGCACCCTGGGAAACAACTCTGTCGTTAAATTGATCTACATAACTGGTTTCATATGGATGAATAACGAACATTCAAGTACTCGCcattaggggggggggggaatatatatatattgccatTGTTGTGTTTAGTCTGCTTACTCATTTGATCCCCAGACACCTTCCTTTGAAAAGCATCATGGCAGTTCGTCTTCCTCGCTTCTTGCTTAGTAATGGCAAACAGCACGTGCGTGTGGATAAATTGTTACCACATCTTCCACGGTTTATAACAGCCCTGGCACAACGGGGAGGTATAAACTCGGAAACCCCCACCCATGTTCCTTTTGCTTACACTGCCctataaacaaacacacagtaggcactgcatcagtgatggatttcaggcgacaaACGAGAGCCGAAAATTCGTAAAAGTCCTACACAATCCGTCATTGAGCAAGGTTTACCTTCCTATGTACTCGTCTCAGCCTGGGGAGGTGGCTTGAGGAGTTATGGAGAAATCTGCAGTATCTCAATTGAGTTATTAGTGTCTAGACCTAGTTTATAGGATAAAGAAAGAATTGTTGCAGTATAGAGACGAAATAAAGTTTATTTTGATTGATTAATATGAATATCCTGTAATTAACTTCATACACATTCACATCGTATAAGTAACCAAAATGCACTGCTAATTTTGTAACATTGCTCTTTAGGTGACATTCTAACAATAGAACCTTAACACTTAATTATACCCAAGCCATTATAATTGTGCACTTTGGACAGTTGTGACAAGGAAAATCTACTGTATAGATATTAAAAAGTTGAGGTGATAAAACTGCACGTTGAACACTTGCATTTATTGTTTTTTAGGAAGAGAATGTGTTAATGATTTTCACTTTGCAGGTTCTTTTTGTTAGACAAGTGTTAGTAATTGTACATTGGTATCTGGTAGGTcagatgttattaattttataagtaAACCATAGAGTGTTGATTGCTGTTCATTAGGTATGCaacatttttgttgtgaaataagttttaaaatgattCTTTCCAGGATTTTACTCATCGTATTGAAA
This sequence is a window from Periplaneta americana isolate PAMFEO1 chromosome 2, P.americana_PAMFEO1_priV1, whole genome shotgun sequence. Protein-coding genes within it:
- the RpL37a gene encoding large ribosomal subunit protein eL37, whose translation is MTKGTSSFGKRRNKTHTLCRRCGRSSYHIQKSKCAQCGYPSRKLRHYNWSVKAQRRKTTGTGRMRYLKIVRRRFRNGFREGGKPAPRKVAGS